A genomic stretch from Gemmatimonadaceae bacterium includes:
- a CDS encoding SusC/RagA family TonB-linked outer membrane protein, with protein MRRMSRWSRTLLGALVGVAALAGNASAQAETGTVTGTITDSESRLPMEGARVVVAGTTLETQTNGRGEYRLVGVRPGVVQIGVMRIGYRAGSDTVRVAANGTATLNFSLTRTVTTLQELVVTGTVGNQERRAQPAQVASVSATDIKETAVVNTVNDMLQSRVPGIAVNTASGTAGTNRTIRIRGASSISLSNNPIIFIDGVRFNEGTVNLGLNGQLTDRLNDLNPDDIESVEVVKGPAAATLYGADASAGVIQIITKKGRAGQASFQQTVRAEYGRSDLDWTPPSNFGACTAASVAANSPNPLCRGKTVGLLVSDNPLTREGGIRTGSDQLLGWTGRGGGQNYGYFLSASADRTIGTLPSNDFRRYSWRSNFNWIPNAKVTLEAGVNSIFSKAVLPDNDNNIYGYLGGALLGSPLTRRDDGVASQDGWFGFNRGVAAIAAIQNELDTRRNILNLSATYLPTPWLKSRFTAGGDLLNDEATRFFPKNTATNYSGDLNLGNNTQTRIGIQRYTLDWINDANRSFGSENQLQATLSAGFQAIATRSDNIGAVGQGFVTNAANVITNASTTSSSQSRTDVRQYGWLGQLGLSYRDRIFLQAGGRLDDFSAFGQATEPIFLPKVGLSWVLSEEGWFPQSSLISSFRFRAAYGTTGRAPGAGAALQTLQAAPYANQVGSSITTEAGAVPLNPGNTDLKPERGVEYEVGFDASFLSDRARVELTYFNKTSRDLILQPQLPPSLGFQQNPFKNIGEVLNSGLEVGITAEMLRKRNFQWETRLNFNTLHNELVDLGEVAPFGTLNRFTEGFQLGSFVSKRIKNINTTTKVVTVADTFEVVGNALPTFEAAWSNTFTLFRNLRISTLIDTKQDFYIYNLTNYFRETQLVRSDNRLDPTKLSELERLRRYGNPTPGQPAFVQLNGAGTTVDQARDGFLQPGDFIRFRELGATYSIPTRYMPRVLGTRAASIGLAMQNVALWTDYEGADPELVSSPTEAFGVGRTDFLTLPNPKRVILRFNVSF; from the coding sequence ATGCGAAGGATGTCTCGTTGGAGCAGGACGCTCCTCGGCGCGCTGGTTGGCGTCGCGGCGCTGGCGGGGAACGCCTCGGCACAAGCCGAAACCGGCACCGTGACCGGTACGATCACGGACAGCGAATCGCGGCTCCCGATGGAGGGGGCCCGAGTGGTCGTTGCAGGAACGACCCTCGAGACCCAGACCAACGGGCGCGGTGAATACCGCCTCGTGGGCGTTCGACCCGGCGTCGTGCAGATCGGGGTCATGCGCATCGGGTACCGAGCCGGGTCCGACACCGTGCGTGTCGCCGCGAACGGCACGGCCACGTTGAACTTCTCACTGACCCGGACGGTGACGACGCTGCAGGAACTCGTCGTGACCGGCACGGTCGGGAACCAGGAGCGACGTGCCCAGCCCGCGCAGGTGGCCTCGGTGTCCGCGACGGACATCAAGGAGACGGCCGTGGTCAACACGGTCAACGACATGTTGCAGTCGCGCGTGCCGGGAATCGCCGTCAACACCGCGTCGGGGACGGCGGGGACCAACCGCACGATCCGCATCCGCGGCGCGTCGTCGATTTCGTTGTCCAACAACCCGATCATCTTCATCGACGGCGTGCGGTTCAACGAAGGCACGGTGAACCTGGGCCTCAACGGTCAGCTGACCGACCGCCTCAACGACCTCAACCCGGACGACATCGAGAGCGTCGAGGTGGTGAAGGGCCCGGCAGCGGCCACGCTGTACGGCGCGGACGCATCCGCGGGCGTCATTCAGATCATCACCAAGAAGGGCCGGGCGGGTCAGGCGTCCTTCCAGCAGACCGTGCGCGCGGAGTACGGGCGCTCCGATCTCGACTGGACCCCGCCGAGCAACTTCGGCGCATGCACGGCGGCATCGGTCGCCGCGAACAGCCCCAACCCGCTGTGCCGCGGCAAGACGGTTGGCCTCCTGGTGAGCGACAACCCGCTGACGCGTGAAGGGGGTATCCGCACCGGCTCCGACCAGCTCCTCGGCTGGACCGGCCGTGGCGGTGGCCAGAACTACGGCTACTTCCTATCGGCGAGCGCCGACCGGACCATCGGCACGCTTCCGAGCAACGATTTCCGTCGCTACTCGTGGCGGTCGAATTTCAACTGGATCCCGAACGCCAAGGTCACGCTCGAGGCGGGCGTCAACTCGATCTTCTCGAAGGCGGTACTCCCTGACAACGACAACAACATCTACGGCTATCTGGGCGGCGCCCTGCTGGGCTCTCCGCTCACCCGCCGAGACGACGGTGTCGCGTCGCAGGACGGCTGGTTCGGCTTCAACCGTGGCGTGGCGGCCATCGCGGCCATCCAGAACGAGCTCGATACGCGGCGCAACATCCTGAATCTGAGCGCCACGTACCTGCCAACGCCCTGGCTCAAGTCCCGCTTCACGGCGGGTGGCGATCTGCTGAACGATGAGGCCACGCGGTTCTTCCCCAAGAACACCGCTACGAACTACTCGGGCGATCTCAACCTCGGCAACAATACACAGACCCGCATCGGCATTCAGCGCTACACGCTCGACTGGATCAACGACGCCAACCGGTCGTTCGGCAGCGAGAACCAGCTGCAGGCCACGTTGTCTGCCGGCTTCCAGGCCATTGCCACTCGCAGCGATAACATCGGTGCGGTGGGGCAGGGCTTCGTGACGAACGCTGCGAACGTGATCACCAATGCGTCCACGACGTCCTCGTCGCAGTCCCGCACGGACGTGCGGCAGTACGGATGGCTCGGCCAGCTCGGCCTCAGCTACCGCGATCGCATCTTCCTCCAGGCCGGCGGTCGTCTCGACGACTTCTCGGCGTTTGGTCAGGCCACCGAACCCATCTTCCTGCCGAAGGTCGGGTTGTCGTGGGTGTTGTCGGAAGAAGGTTGGTTCCCGCAGTCGAGCCTGATCTCGTCGTTCAGGTTCCGTGCGGCGTACGGAACGACCGGACGCGCCCCCGGCGCCGGTGCGGCGCTCCAGACGCTGCAGGCCGCGCCGTATGCCAACCAGGTGGGATCGTCGATCACGACGGAAGCCGGCGCCGTGCCGCTCAACCCGGGCAACACCGATCTCAAGCCCGAACGCGGTGTGGAGTACGAAGTTGGATTCGACGCCTCGTTCCTCTCCGACCGCGCGCGTGTCGAGCTGACGTATTTCAACAAGACCTCGCGCGACCTCATCCTGCAGCCACAGCTCCCGCCGTCGCTCGGGTTCCAGCAGAACCCGTTCAAGAACATCGGTGAGGTGCTCAACAGCGGCCTGGAAGTCGGCATCACGGCCGAGATGCTGCGCAAGCGCAACTTCCAGTGGGAGACGCGGCTCAATTTCAACACGCTGCATAACGAGCTCGTCGATCTCGGTGAAGTCGCGCCGTTCGGAACCCTTAACCGCTTCACCGAAGGGTTCCAGCTGGGCTCGTTCGTGTCCAAGCGCATCAAGAACATCAACACGACCACGAAGGTCGTGACGGTCGCCGACACGTTCGAGGTGGTCGGGAATGCGCTGCCCACGTTCGAAGCGGCGTGGAGCAACACCTTCACGCTGTTCCGGAACCTGCGGATCAGCACGCTCATCGACACCAAGCAGGACTTCTACATCTACAACCTCACGAACTACTTCCGTGAGACGCAGCTCGTCCGTTCGGACAACCGGCTCGACCCGACCAAGCTGTCGGAGCTGGAGCGGCTGCGCCGGTACGGAAACCCCACGCCGGGGCAGCCGGCCTTCGTGCAGCTCAACGGCGCCGGAACCACGGTCGACCAGGCGCGCGACGGGTTCCTGCAGCCGGGCGACTTCATCCGGTTCCGCGAGCTCGGCGCGACCTACAGCATTCCGACGCGCTACATGCCGCGGGTGCTCGGCACCCGTGCGGCCTCGATCGGCCTCGCCATGCAGAACGTGGCCCTGTGGACCGACTACGAAGGCGCCGACCCGGAACTCGTCAGCAGTCCCACCGAGGCGTTCGGGGTGGGCCGAACCGATTTCCTCACGCTTCCGAACCCGAAGCGTGTGATCCTCCGCTTCAACGTCTCCTTCTAA